ACCAAGCTGCGCGCACTACAACAGCAACTACCGGCCACTGTGGTCAGTCAGTTAAGTCCTATGCGGGCTCATATTTACAGCGATGATGTTACCTTTAAAGCGGCATTGACTCAGCATTTAGGGGTCCAAGATGCGCGCAAACATGAAAGTGCGATCCTCAGTGAAGCGATCACCATGAATGCCACCTTGGTGCTGTTGGGGATCACCCTCTTTGTGGCGTCATTTGCGTTATCTCTTGGGCCGGTGATGTGGGTGATGTTTGCGGAGATTTTCCCGAATACTGTGCGGGCGATTGCCATATCTGCGGTCACTGTAGTGAATAACGCAGTGAGTTTTGCGGTGCAGCTTGTGTTCCCCTGGGAGCTTAGCCAATTCGGGGCAGCGGCGACTTTTGCCATTTACGGTATTTTTGCATTGATTGCATTAGCGCTGGTATGGCGTTATCTGCCAGAAACCAAGGGCAAGTCGTTAGAGCAGTTAGAGCTGAGCTTGCGCAGCTAAGTGTGCGACGCTACCACCTACACCCGCGCGGCAATGTTCGAAGCCGCGTTAGTGTAGAGCAATTTGAAACAAAACCCTTATCAAAATTATCGATTAACCTAATCTGTTTTTCTCGCTCCAATAGATTGGAAAACTGGTCTATATTTACTCTCAATTAACAACCCTCCCATTAGGAGCGAAGATTATGCGCAACAAAGCAATTCCTTTGGCGACTGCCATTGCCATGGCAGTGTCATCAGTCGTATCTATGCAGGCTTATGCCAGTGAGCCGAAATCAAACCAGTTTTGGTGGCCTGAGCAGCTTGATTTAAGCCCCCTTCGAGCTCATGGCGTGGAGTCACACCCTTATGGTGAAGAATTTGACTACGCTAAGGGCTTTGAAAGCCTCGACCTTGATGCCGTTAAAGCCGACATTCGTGCGGTACTAACAGACTCGCAAGATTGGTGGCCAGCAGATTATGGTCACTATGGACCTTTCTTCATTCGTATGGCCTGGCACGCAGCTGGAACCTACCGTGTATTTGATGGTCGCGGTGGCGCAGGTGGCGGGCAGCAGCGTTTTGACCCACTTAATAGCTGGCCAGATAACGCCAACTTGGATAAAGCGCGTCGCCTATTGTGGCCGATTAAACAAAAATATGGCCGCAATATCTCTTGGGCTGACTTAATGGCCCTGACCGGCAATGTTGCCCTAGAAGATATGGGCTTTAAAACCTTTGGTTATGCCGGTGGTCGTGAAGATGACTGGGAGCCAGATTTGGTTTACTGGGGCCCAGAGGGCAAAATGCTGACCGACGAGCGCCGTGACAAAAAAGGTAAGCTCAAAGGCCCACTTGCTGCTGTGGAAATGGGGCTGATTTATGTCAACCCTGAAGGTCCGCATGGCAACCCCGATCCCTTGCTCGCAGCGCGCGACATTCGTATGTCCTTTGGTCGTATGGCGATGAACGATGAGGAAATTGTGGCGCTTATTGCCGGTGGTCACACCTTTGGTAAAGCTCACGGTGCGAAAAAACCTGATTGCGTGGGCGCAGAGCCAGCAGCGGCAGAGTTAGAAGACCAAGGTTTTGGTTGGAAAAACAAATGTGGCAAAGGCAACGCTGAAGATACGATCACCAGTGGCCTTGAAGGTGCGTGGACCGTGACCCCAACGCAGTGGAGCATGAACTACCTCGATAACTTATTTAATTTCGAGTGGAAGCAAACCAAGAGCCCGGCCGGTGCCACACAGTGGATCCCGACCAATGAGTCGGCGAAGAACTTAGTGCCAGATGCCCATGTTAAAGGTAAGCGCCATGCGCCGATTATGTTTACTACCGACATCGCGCTGAAAAAAGACCCTGAGTTTCGCAAAATTGCTGAGCGTTTTCGCGCCAATCCAGAACAATACGAGCTGGCGTTCGCGAAAGCTTGGTTTAAGCTAAATCACCGCGATTTAGGTCCGCGTGCTCGTTACCTCGGCGACGAAGTTCCTGAGGAAATCTTAATCTGGCAAGATTATATTCCAGAGGTTGACCATGAGCTGGTCACTGAGCAAGACATCAGTACACTTAAAGAACAGATCCTAGATTCAGGATTGACCGTGCCAGAGCTTGTTCGTGTGGCATGGGCATCAGCGTCTAGCTTCCGTGGCAGCGATATGCGCGGCGGAGCCAATGGTGCGCGCCTACGTTTGGCGCCGCAGAAAGATTGGCCGGTGAACAACCCTGAAGAAGTGGCTAAAGTATTAAAGGTATTGGGCGACATTCAGCAAGACTTTAACCGCCAAGGCGGCGACAAACAGGTTTCATTAGCGGACCTTATCGTCTTAGGGGGCGCTGCAGCCATTGAAAAAGCAGCCAAAGACGCGGGCCATGAAATTACGGTGCCGTTTAAACCAGGACGTATGGATGCATCGCCAGAGTACACTGACGTTGAGTCGTTTGCGGTACTTGAGCCAACCGCTGATGCGTTCCGTAACTACTACGACAGTGGTTGGAAATCGCCTACCGGTATGCTGGTTGAGCGCGCCAATCTGTTAAACCTAAGTGTGCCGGAAATGACGGCGCTACTGGGCGGTATGCGCACCTTGGATGCCAATTATAAAGGCGTGGATCATGGCGTGTTTACTGACCAACCAGGCACATTAAGCAATGACTTCTTCGTCAACTTGCTGGATATGTCAACGAAATGGAGCAAGTCAGATAAACAGCAAGGTATCTACCAAGGCCACGACCGCCAAAGCGGCGAGTTAAAGTGGACGGCGACACCGGTTGATTTGATTTTCGGCTCTAACTCAGAGCTGCGTGCCATCGCTGAAGTGTATGCGTCTAAAGA
This Pseudoalteromonas ruthenica DNA region includes the following protein-coding sequences:
- the katG gene encoding catalase/peroxidase HPI; the protein is MRNKAIPLATAIAMAVSSVVSMQAYASEPKSNQFWWPEQLDLSPLRAHGVESHPYGEEFDYAKGFESLDLDAVKADIRAVLTDSQDWWPADYGHYGPFFIRMAWHAAGTYRVFDGRGGAGGGQQRFDPLNSWPDNANLDKARRLLWPIKQKYGRNISWADLMALTGNVALEDMGFKTFGYAGGREDDWEPDLVYWGPEGKMLTDERRDKKGKLKGPLAAVEMGLIYVNPEGPHGNPDPLLAARDIRMSFGRMAMNDEEIVALIAGGHTFGKAHGAKKPDCVGAEPAAAELEDQGFGWKNKCGKGNAEDTITSGLEGAWTVTPTQWSMNYLDNLFNFEWKQTKSPAGATQWIPTNESAKNLVPDAHVKGKRHAPIMFTTDIALKKDPEFRKIAERFRANPEQYELAFAKAWFKLNHRDLGPRARYLGDEVPEEILIWQDYIPEVDHELVTEQDISTLKEQILDSGLTVPELVRVAWASASSFRGSDMRGGANGARLRLAPQKDWPVNNPEEVAKVLKVLGDIQQDFNRQGGDKQVSLADLIVLGGAAAIEKAAKDAGHEITVPFKPGRMDASPEYTDVESFAVLEPTADAFRNYYDSGWKSPTGMLVERANLLNLSVPEMTALLGGMRTLDANYKGVDHGVFTDQPGTLSNDFFVNLLDMSTKWSKSDKQQGIYQGHDRQSGELKWTATPVDLIFGSNSELRAIAEVYASKDAEKKFVEDFVAAWTKVMTADRFDLK